ACATGAGCTACTGCTTGAATCCTATCTGTTCCCATCCAGAAAATGTGGCATATAGCCAAAGGTGTCAGTCTTGTGGCTCGCAACTACTGTTGAGAGACCGCTATCAAGTCGTGAAACCATTGGGTCAAGGTGGCTTTGGCGCAACCTTTTTAGCCTATGATCAAGCCTTACCAGGGGAACCGAGTTGCGTGATTAAGCAACTTCGTCCCTCAGCAAATGCACCACATGTTTTACAGATGGCGCGAGAACTGTTTGAGCGAGAGGCGAAAACCCTAGGCAAAATTGGGAATCATCCCCAAGTCCCAAGGCTGTTGGACTATTTTGAAGACAATCAACAATTCTACTTAGTCCAGGAATACATTAATGGTGCCACCTTACAGCAAGAGGTGAAACGCAACGGTATTTTTAGCGAAGCTGGGGTCAAGCAGTTCTTGAGTGAAATTTTGCCTTTGCTGCAATACATTCATGAGCAAAAGGTGATTCACCGTGATATCAAACCAGCCAACTTGATTCGCCGCAGTCAAGATGCAAGAATGGTTTTGATTGATTTTGGAGCGGTGAAAAACCAAGTCAATCCAATTTCTGGCCCATCAGGACAGACCGTATTAACTGCTTATGCAATTGGTACTCCTGGTTTTGCGCCTCCAGAGCAAATGGCGATGCGTCCAGTCTACGCCAGTGATATCTACGCCCTGGGAATAACATGCATTTATATGCTGACTGGTAAAGCTCCTAAAGATTTGGAATACAATCCCACAACTGGTGAAATGATGTGGGAACGACTTGTACAACTCAGTGACCACTTCGCAAGTGTATTGCGGAAAATGTTGGAGGTGTCAGTACGTAATCGCTACCAGTCAGCCACCGAGGTACTCAGAGGGTTGGAAATGGAACCATACCTGGAGAGTTTGGCTAAGGGATTGCTGGTTAAAACTGATGCCAGCGTTAAAGAGGTAACACAGAACCGCTGGGAAAATTCTGCGGTGATCAGTAGGAATCCTGTTGCTACTAATAGTAGTAGTAGTAGTGCAGAAGTGGCGCAGTTAGCAGCTGCAATTCGCGCCAGACGTGCTAAAGCTACAGAAGCGGCTGCATTAAATCCAGCGGGAATCCGCCAAGGGCTGATGGTGGCAAAATCTACAACCTTGGCTAGCAGCAACAGTAATGGTTCGCAAATTCAAAACTCTAAAATTGCACGCAAGTTAGATACCCAAGGTTTACTCACAGCCTATCTTAAGGGAAGACGGGATTTTGCTCAACACAATTTGAGTCTACTTAATTTGCAAGGTTCTGACTTGTCAGGGACGAATTTTCATTCGGCGCAAATGCACAAAACCAACCTCCAAGGAGCTAATCTCCACAATAGTGATTTTGGTAGAGCCAGTCTGATGGGTGCTAATCTCAGGGACGCTAATTTGACCAAAGCTTACCTGAACAATGCTGATTTAGAAGCAGCTGACCTGCGAGGTGCTGACCTCACCCATGTTAATTTCAGCAATGCCAATCTTAAGGGAGCTAATCTCTGTGGTGCTAATCTTACTGGTGCGAAAATTGCCGATGAACAACTGGCGCAGGCTAAAACCAATTGGATGACGGTACGTCCCAATGGTAAACGAGGTTTGTTGTGATTTCAGCTTTGAGATTAGGTTAATTCCAAATTGTCAATTAAATAAATCTTAAAATTTTAAAAGTTTAAAAAAATTTTATATTCACACTGTTATTTAGGCAATAGTGTCATGTCCCGCTGACGAACCACTATTACTACATGAAACTTAACCCGCTTTGAAATTAGCCAAAACGGGCTTTAATACTCTGATCTTGAGCGTTCCAGCTAACGCTTAGAGATCTCCCAAATAGCAAACAGGTAATTGTGCCATCACTTAGTAAATGCTATTGTTTGTTTAATTGTTTGTTTTGAATGTTTTCCTGAAAATTAAGCAAAATTTAACAAGTACCACCTGTTAAAACTGCGAAAGACTACTTTACAATAAACAACAAAGGAACACAATAATTTTTTTATAAAAATTTTCCATAACATCTATGAGCGCGAAAACCAGGGACAATTTCACCCCAATCAAAGGCGAAAACAATTGACGCTCTTTGGCCGCTAGAGTTTCCAGGGTAGGTGCGGCAAGTAAAAAGCAATTTATCATTCCTGATACAGGCTGACACGAAATGTTAATGACAGAAATCAGCAATTTAAATTTGTTGGCAGTACAAGCCTCGCCGATGGCGTCTGAGCTACAACAGAAGGAAGTAGAACGGCAATTAAGTCTGTTTCAGATATTCCGCAAGCTGTATGAAGACCATAGCAGCCTTTTAAATGAAATTCTGCAGATAGAAGCCCCAGAACAGTCGGCGTTGACAGGGGTGAAGCCATGTTACGTACAAGGCGTAGTAGAAGCGTCTGATGTTTACGTGATTACTAACTTGTGCGAAAACAAGACACAAAGCTTACAACAACCACAGGGTATCTGGACAATAGGTCGCGATACCAACAGTGGCATACATATTGCTGATAGATATTTATCTGAACGCCACGCTGCGATTCAATATATTGACGATCAAGGTTTTTATTTAATTGACTTTAACAGCAGCAATGGCTCCTTTGTGAATGGCGAGCCAGTCTATCAGCCGAAAAAGCTCAAAGATGGCGATCGCATTCGTCTAGGTAGTATAACTTTTGATTTTTTTATTAATCAGACTAATCGTGTTCTACCAACTGTAGCAATCGAGTTACTGTTGCAGCTTGTGTCTCGAAATGATGGTAATGCAGTAAAAATGCCTAATCAACCCAGTAATAAACAAAAACAACCGACTCAAAGCTCAAATGAGCTTCCACGGATTGACACAGACTTACGCTTATTTGATCACCACCAACAACCGCATGGTGGCTTAAGTGCAGAAGACAAGTCAGAAATTTTAGACCGCTTTTTCAGCAGAAGTCGTTAATAGTTAGACAACTGCTGCTTACTGCTATTTTTAGTTAGCTATTATATCACAAATAAAGTAGGGGCGCAAGGCCTTGCGCCCCTACCATCGTATCTATCTGAGTTTTTTAGTCTTCTTCAGGCTCTATATCAAGTTCTTCCTCTTCGTCTTCGCTGACCTTGGCGACAGAGTTAGCGGAGACAACAGCGCCTTTGTCTAGCTTTTCACGTACTAGCTGGGTAATTTTGTCAGTAAATTCGGGCTTGTCTTCCAGATATTTAATGGCGTTATCTCGACCTTGGGAAATATTTTCGCCGTTGAAGCTATACCAAGCGCCTTTGCGGATGAGGACGCCTGTTTCTTCTGCTAGGTCAACAAGACAACCTAATGTAGAAATTCCTTTGCCAAAAATAATGTCAAATTCTGCAATTCTAAAAGGCGGTGCTACTTTATTTTTGGCAACTTTTACCTTAACACGGTTGCCAAATTCATCTGTACCTTTTTTCAAGGTTTGAATCCGGCGAATATCTAAGCGTACCGAAGCGTAAAATTTCAATGCGTTACCACCAGTTGTTGTTTCTGGGCTACCGTAGGTAACACCGATTTTTTGCCGCAACTGGTTGATAAAAATTACTGTGCAGCCAGATTTACCAATATTTCCCGTAATTTTGCGTAGAGCTTGGCTCATCAATCTGGCTTGGAGACCAACGTGAGCATCACCCATATCGCCTTCAATTTCAGCGCGGGGAACCAATGCTGCTACTGAGTCAATGATCACAATATCAACCGCAGCAGAACGAACTAGCTGATCGACAATTTCCAAAGCCGATTCACCAGTGTCTGGTTGAGAAACTAGCAAATTATCAATATCTACGCCTAATGCTGCAGCGTAGGTGGGGTCTAGGGCGTGTTCAGCATCCACAAAAGCAGCAATACCCCCATTTCTTTGTACTTCCGCCAGGGCGTGTAAGGCTACCGTCGTCTTACCGGAACTTTCAGGACCATAAATTTCAATTACCCGTCCTTTGGGTAAACCGCCCCCCAATGCTAAATCCAAGGTAAGCGCCCCGGTGGAAATTGTCTCCACGCGCATCCGGGTAGCATCACCTAAGCGCATGATTGCTCCTTTACCGAAGCTGCGCTCAATCTGGCTGAGTACCACGTTCAGCGCTTTTTGCTTGCCATTCGTATCTGTGTTGGTAGCCATTAGAGCCTCGAAATATAGGGATTTATGGAGTGTTGGGAGTCTGAGTAGAACAGATATACTATTTTAACCAGAAAATGCTGTAATGGGAATTCTCAAAAAAGGAAGCGTGCCAAGATTTTAACGCGATCGCCACAGGATTAGGTAGCCCGACTCAATAATTTTACCAAAAAACTGGGTCTAAAGCCTGGCCCTTCTATTACTCTGTCAAGATAAAAATGATGGACTGTAGTGCGGGCATCTTGCCCGCGTGAGCGAGACGCTCACACTACCAAAAATCCCTCAAAACAAAATTGACAGACTACTACTCCCTTCCCGCTGGAAGATTACCGTTCGCGGAGCGTCCCGTAGGGAAATAATTTTTAGCTCACGCATTCGCGCAGCGTCTCGCAGAGAAGGCGCAAAGGCGCAAAGAAGGAAAATTATAGGTAATCTTAGACCGGGAAGGGAGTAAGCGGCGATCGCCACTGTATAATTATGTAATTGTTCTTCATCAATAGTAATTAACTTGACATATAATTCTGAGCAAGCAAGTGATAATCAAGACATAAGCCACTCAAAGCAGAGTTA
The Gloeotrichia echinulata CP02 DNA segment above includes these coding regions:
- a CDS encoding serine/threonine-protein kinase, with the translated sequence MSYCLNPICSHPENVAYSQRCQSCGSQLLLRDRYQVVKPLGQGGFGATFLAYDQALPGEPSCVIKQLRPSANAPHVLQMARELFEREAKTLGKIGNHPQVPRLLDYFEDNQQFYLVQEYINGATLQQEVKRNGIFSEAGVKQFLSEILPLLQYIHEQKVIHRDIKPANLIRRSQDARMVLIDFGAVKNQVNPISGPSGQTVLTAYAIGTPGFAPPEQMAMRPVYASDIYALGITCIYMLTGKAPKDLEYNPTTGEMMWERLVQLSDHFASVLRKMLEVSVRNRYQSATEVLRGLEMEPYLESLAKGLLVKTDASVKEVTQNRWENSAVISRNPVATNSSSSSAEVAQLAAAIRARRAKATEAAALNPAGIRQGLMVAKSTTLASSNSNGSQIQNSKIARKLDTQGLLTAYLKGRRDFAQHNLSLLNLQGSDLSGTNFHSAQMHKTNLQGANLHNSDFGRASLMGANLRDANLTKAYLNNADLEAADLRGADLTHVNFSNANLKGANLCGANLTGAKIADEQLAQAKTNWMTVRPNGKRGLL
- a CDS encoding FHA domain-containing protein, whose product is MTEISNLNLLAVQASPMASELQQKEVERQLSLFQIFRKLYEDHSSLLNEILQIEAPEQSALTGVKPCYVQGVVEASDVYVITNLCENKTQSLQQPQGIWTIGRDTNSGIHIADRYLSERHAAIQYIDDQGFYLIDFNSSNGSFVNGEPVYQPKKLKDGDRIRLGSITFDFFINQTNRVLPTVAIELLLQLVSRNDGNAVKMPNQPSNKQKQPTQSSNELPRIDTDLRLFDHHQQPHGGLSAEDKSEILDRFFSRSR
- the recA gene encoding recombinase RecA; translated protein: MATNTDTNGKQKALNVVLSQIERSFGKGAIMRLGDATRMRVETISTGALTLDLALGGGLPKGRVIEIYGPESSGKTTVALHALAEVQRNGGIAAFVDAEHALDPTYAAALGVDIDNLLVSQPDTGESALEIVDQLVRSAAVDIVIIDSVAALVPRAEIEGDMGDAHVGLQARLMSQALRKITGNIGKSGCTVIFINQLRQKIGVTYGSPETTTGGNALKFYASVRLDIRRIQTLKKGTDEFGNRVKVKVAKNKVAPPFRIAEFDIIFGKGISTLGCLVDLAEETGVLIRKGAWYSFNGENISQGRDNAIKYLEDKPEFTDKITQLVREKLDKGAVVSANSVAKVSEDEEEELDIEPEED